In the Thermococcus sp. MAR1 genome, one interval contains:
- a CDS encoding cell wall-binding repeat-containing protein: MIWKKGVALLFGLMLVTTTLSFGGVAAADRPVTVILVSDNEADCALAEYLANVTGAIVVTTEWGTYDPNVTAEIMSYAPDDVIIIGGPDAVVEQYVNDLLDLNITVERWWGQNRYETNIAVIGNATLKLRIKFENSVIVVPGNDTGAIKEALRRAIKVHGIIIFANDTTDPMRIMAKFQIMPRNITVIHSRVMMRVAERIRERMKTHANITEIKVNVTPEMALEAINASEERLETAKEMLDNVTLDPREEMLVTRMLALAERELENAKDAYDMGKYGRAYGQAIAAKAHAEFVIRVASDEWETKVRFEPTMRAEIFVHRVEVQLNAMERAGINVTELKALVEQLKTAIKNRDYDAIDSLMERITRKLLELYIHGRGKFRERIVLPVHSGHARP; this comes from the coding sequence ATGATATGGAAAAAAGGTGTTGCATTGCTCTTTGGTTTGATGCTTGTAACAACCACGCTGTCCTTCGGGGGGGTTGCCGCGGCAGATAGGCCGGTGACCGTGATTCTGGTAAGCGACAACGAAGCGGACTGCGCCCTAGCCGAATACCTAGCGAACGTTACAGGGGCCATCGTGGTAACCACAGAGTGGGGTACCTACGATCCGAACGTTACGGCGGAGATCATGAGCTACGCCCCGGACGATGTGATAATAATAGGAGGTCCTGATGCGGTTGTAGAGCAGTACGTCAATGATCTCCTGGATCTCAACATCACCGTAGAACGCTGGTGGGGCCAGAACAGGTACGAGACCAACATAGCCGTCATCGGTAACGCGACCCTCAAGCTCAGGATAAAATTTGAAAACAGTGTGATAGTTGTTCCGGGCAACGACACAGGAGCGATAAAGGAGGCGCTCAGGAGAGCCATTAAGGTCCACGGAATCATAATATTCGCCAACGATACCACCGACCCTATGAGAATAATGGCAAAGTTCCAGATAATGCCCAGGAACATTACGGTAATCCACAGCCGCGTGATGATGAGAGTTGCCGAGAGGATCAGGGAGAGAATGAAGACCCACGCCAACATCACGGAGATTAAGGTAAATGTCACCCCAGAGATGGCACTCGAGGCCATTAACGCGAGCGAGGAGAGACTAGAGACCGCCAAGGAGATGCTCGACAATGTGACCCTTGATCCCCGGGAAGAGATGCTCGTAACCAGGATGCTGGCCCTCGCGGAGAGGGAGCTGGAGAACGCCAAGGACGCCTACGATATGGGCAAGTACGGAAGGGCCTACGGTCAGGCGATAGCGGCCAAAGCCCACGCAGAGTTCGTGATACGGGTGGCCTCCGATGAGTGGGAAACCAAAGTGCGCTTTGAGCCAACCATGAGGGCAGAGATATTCGTTCACCGCGTTGAGGTTCAACTCAATGCCATGGAGAGGGCGGGGATCAACGTTACGGAGCTAAAGGCGCTTGTGGAACAGTTGAAGACGGCTATTAAGAACAGGGACTACGATGCCATCGACTCTCTGATGGAGCGGATAACACGCAAGTTACTTGAGCTGTACATCCACGGAAGGGGCAAATTCAGAGAGCGTATAGTGCTCCCGGTACACAGCGGGCACGCAAGGCCATGA
- a CDS encoding winged helix-turn-helix domain-containing protein — protein sequence MVESIQEITVIAEALSSPVRVKILKMLCEKEWYVYELAKALGISRQLLYLHLKKLEKANLVESELRLEPNDPRAKKYYRAKPFKFVVDNETIKNLKEV from the coding sequence ATGGTCGAGAGCATACAGGAGATAACAGTGATTGCAGAGGCCCTGAGTTCCCCCGTGAGGGTGAAGATACTCAAAATGCTCTGCGAGAAGGAGTGGTACGTCTACGAGCTGGCCAAGGCCCTTGGCATTTCCCGCCAGCTGCTTTACCTCCATCTCAAAAAGCTCGAAAAGGCCAACCTAGTCGAGAGCGAGCTCCGTCTGGAGCCCAACGACCCCAGGGCAAAGAAGTACTACCGGGCAAAGCCGTTTAAGTTCGTCGTTGATAATGAGACCATAAAGAACCTTAAGGAGGTGTGA
- a CDS encoding AIR synthase family protein, protein MLPPGKIPPEKLRELVFNYLGARGERVIIGADLGIDAAAIDFGSSVLVASTDPITGAEKGIGFYAVHVNANDVATFGAKPKWFLVSILLPESADERLLAEIMRELHESASKLGVAIVGGHTEVTPGLEKPIVVGTMLGEVEREKLVTSNGARPGDAVIVTKWAGLEGTSIIASERKEELERAFGRDFVEKAMSFIEMISVVDDALTANEVGVHAMHDPTEGGIANGLHEMADAAGVGFRVYRERIPIREETLKICRFYNLNPLALISSGTLMIAAPKNKVRDIADALRARGINAAVIGEFVEDPGVKVIVENGSEMPLKRPESDELWKVV, encoded by the coding sequence ATGCTGCCTCCAGGTAAAATTCCCCCGGAGAAGCTCAGGGAGCTGGTCTTTAATTACCTTGGGGCTAGGGGAGAGAGGGTTATAATCGGGGCCGACCTTGGCATAGACGCCGCTGCAATCGATTTTGGTTCTTCCGTTCTCGTGGCATCAACGGACCCGATAACTGGGGCCGAAAAGGGGATAGGTTTCTATGCGGTTCACGTCAACGCCAACGACGTTGCAACCTTTGGAGCGAAACCAAAGTGGTTTCTTGTGAGCATACTCCTCCCAGAGAGCGCCGATGAGAGGCTCCTCGCCGAGATAATGCGCGAGCTCCACGAGAGCGCATCAAAGCTCGGGGTTGCCATAGTTGGCGGCCACACTGAGGTGACCCCCGGGTTGGAGAAGCCGATAGTGGTAGGAACGATGCTCGGTGAGGTTGAGCGGGAGAAGCTCGTAACCTCCAACGGGGCTAGACCGGGGGATGCGGTTATCGTCACCAAGTGGGCTGGCCTAGAGGGAACGTCGATAATAGCCAGCGAAAGAAAGGAGGAACTGGAGAGAGCCTTCGGAAGGGATTTCGTGGAAAAAGCCATGTCTTTCATCGAGATGATAAGCGTCGTGGATGATGCCCTCACTGCCAACGAGGTCGGCGTCCATGCCATGCACGACCCAACGGAGGGGGGCATAGCCAACGGTCTCCACGAGATGGCGGATGCCGCTGGAGTAGGCTTCCGCGTTTATCGGGAGAGAATTCCCATAAGGGAAGAGACGCTGAAGATATGTAGGTTCTACAACCTAAACCCCCTGGCGCTGATAAGCTCCGGGACGCTGATGATAGCGGCTCCGAAGAATAAGGTCAGAGACATTGCTGATGCCCTTAGGGCCAGGGGGATAAACGCCGCAGTTATAGGTGAGTTCGTGGAAGACCCGGGCGTGAAAGTAATCGTTGAGAATGGAAGTGAGATGCCCTTGAAGAGGCCCGAAAGCGACGAGCTCTGGAAGGTCGTCTAA
- a CDS encoding type I restriction enzyme HsdR N-terminal domain-containing protein, whose amino-acid sequence MDELREAVVNVLRKVRAHRSLYLKNEEAVKQHLIGEIFQALGWDWNNPEEVRPEARTEDGRADYALMLDRKVFAYVEAKNMGVNILKKDEPLRQLARYCFNSGVRYGILTNGTVWIAVKAFEEGSRLWDRVLIAANIEEEPLERVVLKLSILSKSRIRDVERLASLLKALELSFEGLRKEGYSEKTLVEYLTSREGSTTLPVTELRGDETPKAAYVYEGGWKLLPLPEKSIKGVLLAVLLYMEKMAPGHQRNEIRKAYEHLRTVQLDPKTALEILRKLEEEERLRIAVEL is encoded by the coding sequence ATGGATGAACTCAGGGAAGCGGTGGTCAACGTTCTCAGGAAGGTGCGCGCTCACAGAAGCCTCTACCTCAAGAACGAAGAGGCGGTAAAGCAGCATCTCATCGGCGAGATATTTCAGGCGCTCGGCTGGGACTGGAACAATCCGGAGGAGGTTAGACCAGAGGCCAGGACCGAAGATGGAAGAGCTGATTACGCCCTTATGCTGGACAGAAAGGTCTTCGCCTACGTCGAGGCAAAGAACATGGGCGTGAACATCCTGAAGAAGGATGAACCCCTGCGCCAGCTGGCGCGGTACTGCTTCAACTCCGGCGTGAGGTATGGGATTCTTACGAACGGCACAGTCTGGATAGCTGTTAAAGCATTTGAAGAAGGCTCCCGCCTCTGGGACAGGGTTTTAATAGCCGCTAACATCGAGGAGGAGCCCCTTGAGAGGGTCGTCCTCAAGCTCTCCATCCTCTCCAAGTCCAGGATAAGGGACGTCGAGAGGCTTGCCTCCCTGCTTAAGGCACTTGAGCTGAGCTTCGAGGGGCTGAGGAAGGAGGGCTATTCCGAAAAAACTCTCGTCGAGTATCTGACTTCCCGCGAGGGTTCCACAACGCTACCCGTTACCGAGCTCCGTGGAGACGAAACTCCCAAGGCGGCTTACGTCTACGAGGGTGGCTGGAAGCTCCTGCCCCTTCCGGAGAAGAGCATCAAGGGCGTTCTCCTTGCAGTCCTGCTGTACATGGAGAAGATGGCCCCGGGCCACCAGAGGAATGAGATAAGAAAGGCCTACGAACACCTCAGAACGGTTCAACTGGACCCCAAAACTGCCCTTGAGATACTCCGGAAGCTTGAGGAAGAGGAAAGGCTGAGAATAGCCGTGGAGCTTTAG
- a CDS encoding class II glutamine amidotransferase gives MCRILFATGDGRDVAPLLDALVKASENDPYKEKRGRGKQHRDGWGYVLLKGGSVRHYRSMKPVFEDTEAVESLRGELTGFVTLMVHARAASQGVRSLFNVQPFAFSSRHGFTFWLIHNGDLDKSRIIELADLDEKELENASDTYAFATYLCRKLQNPSLSNLLVHYRTIEETTKSLFNTATLFHRPAGDFMAFITARMSDEYMKNSLNYDYGKLLVLQKEKLFAVVSSTLELYHPAEYEVAPNETAFFVRIREDAFEVETVHL, from the coding sequence ATGTGTCGAATACTCTTCGCGACGGGGGATGGCAGGGACGTCGCCCCCCTTCTGGATGCGCTGGTCAAGGCGTCCGAAAACGATCCCTACAAGGAAAAGCGCGGAAGAGGAAAACAGCATCGCGACGGCTGGGGCTACGTGCTGCTCAAGGGTGGAAGCGTGAGACACTACAGGTCAATGAAACCCGTCTTTGAGGACACCGAGGCGGTGGAATCCCTCAGAGGTGAGCTTACTGGTTTCGTAACGCTTATGGTGCACGCCAGGGCGGCATCCCAGGGTGTCAGGAGCCTGTTCAACGTCCAACCCTTCGCGTTCTCCTCGAGGCACGGCTTCACCTTCTGGCTCATTCACAACGGTGACCTCGACAAGTCCAGAATCATAGAGCTGGCGGACCTGGACGAGAAGGAGCTGGAGAACGCCTCTGACACCTACGCCTTCGCAACCTACCTGTGCAGAAAGCTTCAGAACCCAAGTCTCAGCAACCTGCTCGTCCACTACAGAACCATCGAGGAGACCACAAAGTCCCTTTTCAACACGGCGACTCTCTTCCACCGCCCGGCCGGGGACTTTATGGCCTTCATCACTGCGAGGATGAGCGACGAATACATGAAAAACTCCCTGAACTACGACTACGGCAAGCTCCTGGTTCTGCAGAAGGAGAAACTCTTCGCGGTCGTCTCATCGACCTTGGAGCTCTACCACCCCGCGGAATACGAGGTGGCACCGAACGAAACCGCATTCTTCGTGCGTATTCGTGAGGATGCATTTGAGGTTGAGACTGTCCACCTGTGA
- a CDS encoding cyclic nucleotide-binding/CBS domain-containing protein: protein MDTNAPIKVYMTRKLIGVEPDDTIKRACEVMVEFDIGSLVVVEKGKVVGFFTKSDIIRRVVIPGLPNTTPVREIMSGELISVDSNTPLREVLDLMAKKGIKHMLIKESGEIVGIFSLSDLLTASRRRLETAIAAE, encoded by the coding sequence ATGGACACGAACGCCCCGATTAAAGTTTACATGACGAGAAAGCTCATCGGCGTTGAGCCGGACGATACCATAAAGCGGGCCTGCGAGGTCATGGTGGAGTTCGACATAGGTTCTCTTGTCGTCGTTGAGAAAGGTAAGGTCGTCGGCTTCTTCACGAAGAGCGACATAATACGGCGCGTTGTCATTCCGGGACTTCCGAACACGACGCCCGTGAGGGAGATAATGAGCGGGGAGCTGATAAGTGTCGATTCCAACACTCCCCTCAGAGAGGTGCTCGACCTGATGGCGAAAAAGGGCATCAAGCACATGCTCATCAAGGAATCGGGGGAAATAGTCGGGATATTCAGCCTGAGCGACTTACTTACCGCGAGCCGGAGAAGGCTTGAGACAGCCATAGCGGCTGAGTGA
- a CDS encoding metallophosphoesterase, giving the protein MIRIAHISDTHITGESAYKGYAYDLIVNEINRGDFDFVIHTGDVTNQGLREEYERASYELRKIQKPVVVIPGNHDVRNVGYTLFERFIGPLNGVFEFKDGVVIWVDSTIPDLSDGRVGGHKFRWLKKKLEEYSDRKFKIVAAHHHLVPLPDTGRERNVLFNAGDVLDLLLRHEVNLYTCGHKHVPNVYRIEDMVVDNAGCTSCRKTRKGDVNSYNIITLHDDGRIEVRIKRVTGEQVIKEHRPVKPKLFVPKGKRLLRIVQMSESNVSDRIYFRRKVLENAIRTINEKLKPDIVVHCGDVVDMGIERYYERAYEFYEKITAEKLVVPGHNDITYLGYDLFMEYFGEPEIKELGGFAFIPVISAQYETPIGVVGRIGQRKLAVRLEEYRESFTVVVMHHNIVPIPRSREVGFLEDAGDVLRVITRREANLVLTGHGGNSFGIKVEKTPIVNAGSISWELHRNPYGNTFNVIDVYRDMVVVFEVQATWGSGRLVGIWKIKAPFRLSSLSPSSP; this is encoded by the coding sequence ATGATAAGAATAGCCCACATAAGTGACACCCACATAACGGGCGAGAGCGCCTACAAGGGGTACGCTTACGACCTCATAGTCAACGAAATAAACAGGGGAGACTTTGACTTCGTAATCCATACGGGTGACGTGACCAACCAGGGATTGCGCGAGGAGTATGAGAGGGCCTCCTACGAGCTCAGGAAAATCCAGAAGCCAGTCGTTGTTATTCCGGGCAACCACGATGTCAGGAACGTCGGCTATACACTCTTTGAAAGGTTCATCGGGCCGCTGAACGGAGTCTTTGAGTTCAAAGACGGCGTCGTGATATGGGTGGATTCCACTATCCCGGACTTAAGCGATGGCCGCGTTGGCGGCCACAAGTTCAGATGGCTGAAGAAAAAGCTTGAGGAGTACTCTGACAGGAAATTTAAGATAGTCGCCGCCCACCACCACCTAGTGCCGCTCCCGGACACTGGACGGGAAAGGAACGTGCTCTTCAACGCCGGAGACGTTCTCGACCTTCTCCTCAGGCACGAGGTCAACCTCTACACCTGCGGGCATAAGCACGTTCCCAACGTTTACAGAATAGAGGACATGGTGGTGGACAACGCAGGCTGCACTTCATGCAGAAAAACCCGCAAGGGCGATGTCAACAGCTACAACATCATAACCCTCCACGACGACGGAAGGATAGAGGTGAGAATAAAGCGAGTTACGGGGGAGCAGGTGATAAAAGAGCACCGACCGGTGAAGCCAAAGCTGTTCGTTCCGAAGGGCAAAAGACTCCTCAGAATAGTTCAGATGAGCGAGAGCAACGTCTCGGACAGGATATACTTCAGGAGAAAGGTGCTTGAAAACGCCATCAGGACGATAAACGAAAAGCTGAAGCCGGACATAGTGGTTCACTGCGGTGACGTCGTTGATATGGGCATAGAACGCTACTACGAGAGAGCCTACGAGTTCTACGAGAAAATAACCGCAGAGAAGCTGGTCGTCCCGGGCCACAACGACATAACCTACCTGGGCTACGACCTGTTCATGGAGTACTTCGGTGAGCCTGAGATAAAGGAGCTGGGGGGCTTCGCGTTCATCCCTGTCATAAGCGCCCAGTACGAGACACCCATAGGCGTTGTGGGGAGGATAGGTCAGAGAAAACTCGCCGTGCGCCTCGAAGAGTACAGGGAGAGCTTCACCGTCGTCGTTATGCACCATAACATAGTCCCGATACCCAGAAGCAGGGAGGTCGGCTTCCTGGAGGATGCGGGCGATGTTCTTCGCGTCATCACCAGGCGAGAAGCGAACCTTGTGCTTACCGGACACGGCGGCAACTCCTTCGGGATCAAAGTCGAGAAAACGCCCATCGTCAACGCAGGCTCCATAAGCTGGGAGCTCCACAGAAATCCGTACGGGAACACGTTCAACGTGATAGACGTCTACCGGGATATGGTGGTTGTCTTTGAGGTCCAGGCAACGTGGGGCTCCGGAAGACTCGTCGGAATATGGAAGATAAAGGCGCCCTTCAGGCTTTCATCTTTGTCCCCATCCTCTCCATGA
- a CDS encoding 2-phosphoglycerate kinase, whose translation MIIVTDPERKIRLPFSRGILTRSITLAGVEVGIAYIIATEVQKELNEERRKLVTTEEIRELTYRKLIEHGLGEAAKRYLFWRQLRRLKIPITILLGGATGVGKSTIATELAFRLGIRSVIGTDTIREVMRKIIAPELLPDIHTSSFMAWKAVPQDRGEESPLIKGFKNQVEHVSVGIAAVLDRAYKEGFNAIIEGIHLVPGYVELKDNSFMYVITVSGRKDLEARFYERARYSKRSADYYLEHLDAIIEIQEFIVERAKEHGIPVINNVELEKTVNAIMEDIMERLMERMGTKMKA comes from the coding sequence ATGATAATCGTCACCGACCCCGAGAGAAAGATACGTCTGCCATTTTCAAGGGGCATCCTAACGCGCTCCATAACTCTCGCCGGCGTTGAGGTTGGCATAGCCTACATCATCGCGACGGAGGTTCAGAAGGAGCTCAACGAGGAGAGGCGCAAGCTGGTAACCACGGAGGAGATAAGAGAACTGACGTACAGAAAGCTCATCGAGCACGGGCTGGGCGAGGCGGCGAAGCGCTACCTCTTCTGGCGCCAGCTCCGGAGGCTCAAGATACCCATAACCATACTCCTCGGGGGTGCAACGGGCGTCGGCAAGTCGACGATAGCCACCGAGCTGGCCTTTCGCCTCGGCATAAGGAGCGTCATAGGCACGGACACGATAAGGGAGGTCATGAGGAAGATAATCGCGCCGGAGCTCCTTCCGGACATACATACCTCGTCGTTCATGGCCTGGAAGGCGGTGCCACAGGACAGGGGAGAAGAGTCTCCCCTCATAAAGGGCTTCAAAAACCAGGTCGAGCATGTCTCTGTGGGCATCGCGGCCGTTCTTGACAGGGCCTACAAGGAGGGATTCAACGCGATAATCGAGGGCATTCACCTCGTCCCCGGCTATGTAGAGCTCAAGGATAACAGCTTCATGTACGTGATAACAGTCAGTGGCAGGAAGGACCTTGAGGCAAGGTTCTACGAGAGGGCGCGATACAGCAAGAGGTCGGCCGACTACTACCTAGAGCACCTCGATGCAATAATTGAAATACAGGAGTTCATCGTTGAGAGGGCAAAGGAACACGGGATTCCCGTTATAAACAACGTCGAGCTTGAGAAAACGGTCAATGCGATAATGGAAGACATAATGGAAAGGCTCATGGAGAGGATGGGGACAAAGATGAAAGCCTGA